The following are encoded together in the Capsulimonas corticalis genome:
- a CDS encoding RICIN domain-containing protein encodes MKQDRQGYAASAQRRLRVWAWLGAVAGLAALAPADAQSSRDPWLQPFAASSIWNTPIGSGASYTSITLGQFGDLLHDQEYLIQENPNDPLRKIAQPGNANAYFNIHVADGWFPEPYNLPYHTPNNCAAFLEPDGVSLYQFTPLRRDDGAGNGYTTGDLTGFYFNGNDGPEYLSTSLYGPGNGGEHAGSGLSCLGGDIRKGEITDNNLSNPIKHAIKIELDWDQLYRNSSDSTNRNQTFRWPATTSDAGYAGYLGGNSALRMGSLLAVPSSATESTLGLQTVPGKKLFHALQDFGGYVVDTSAANNFRPNGGHRLNICFENGVETDFQSAYGYALDSGTATGTAWYSDVRAIYGALKVVDNNTAASIGGGGTPRASTLPLNYAINPSFEYNHAAVSAPLDWSKYSPNGSGDYNACYTENLGVAHRGSYQMACYRSSAYSIQPYQLIANLPNGTYTLKAWVQSSGGLSTANMYAWRYADPNGGAVLTAGIPATGSGSGDWVQISISGIPVSDGECEIGFQIAGAGQWVRMDDIELYQSGPVSANIANGVYALTPQCATACRLDDSGGGTTAGSNVQIWTSNGLNPQRWSFARQSDGYYKITCQQGSGLCLDVNGSGTTNGTNVQIYTDNGGNAQRWLVTDTGSGTYKLTPKCAPGMCLDVNAASSTPGANVQIWTDNGSSAQRWTIAAN; translated from the coding sequence ATGAAACAGGATCGACAGGGATACGCCGCTTCGGCGCAGCGGAGATTGCGCGTCTGGGCATGGCTGGGAGCGGTCGCGGGGTTGGCGGCCCTCGCGCCGGCGGATGCGCAGTCGTCGCGCGATCCGTGGCTTCAGCCGTTCGCGGCGAGCAGCATCTGGAATACGCCGATTGGGTCCGGCGCCAGCTATACGTCCATCACTCTGGGGCAGTTTGGGGATCTCCTCCACGATCAGGAGTATCTGATTCAGGAAAACCCGAACGATCCGCTGCGCAAGATCGCACAGCCAGGCAACGCCAACGCTTATTTCAATATCCATGTCGCCGACGGCTGGTTTCCTGAGCCGTACAACTTGCCCTACCATACGCCAAATAACTGTGCGGCGTTTTTGGAGCCGGACGGCGTCTCGCTATACCAATTCACCCCGCTCCGGCGCGACGACGGAGCCGGCAACGGCTACACGACGGGAGACCTCACGGGTTTCTATTTCAACGGAAACGACGGTCCCGAATATCTTTCCACCAGTCTCTATGGACCGGGCAATGGCGGCGAGCACGCCGGCAGCGGCCTGTCCTGTCTGGGCGGCGATATTCGCAAGGGCGAGATCACGGACAACAATCTGAGCAACCCGATTAAGCACGCCATTAAGATTGAGCTCGATTGGGATCAGCTCTACCGAAATTCCAGCGACAGTACGAACCGAAATCAGACGTTCCGCTGGCCAGCGACGACCTCGGACGCGGGGTATGCGGGCTACCTCGGCGGGAACTCCGCCCTGCGCATGGGATCACTGCTGGCCGTTCCTTCCAGCGCCACGGAGAGCACTCTGGGGCTGCAAACCGTCCCGGGCAAGAAGCTGTTTCACGCGCTCCAGGACTTCGGCGGCTACGTAGTGGACACCTCCGCCGCTAATAATTTTCGGCCGAATGGCGGTCACCGGCTCAATATCTGCTTTGAGAACGGAGTCGAAACCGATTTTCAGAGCGCATATGGCTACGCGCTGGACTCGGGGACGGCGACGGGGACGGCGTGGTACTCCGACGTGCGGGCGATCTACGGCGCGCTCAAAGTCGTGGACAACAACACCGCAGCCAGCATCGGCGGCGGCGGAACGCCGCGCGCCTCCACGCTTCCGCTGAACTATGCGATCAACCCGAGCTTTGAATACAACCACGCCGCCGTCTCCGCGCCCCTCGATTGGAGCAAATACAGTCCCAACGGCTCCGGCGATTACAATGCCTGCTATACCGAAAACCTGGGCGTGGCGCATCGCGGCTCCTATCAGATGGCCTGCTATCGCAGCTCCGCCTACTCCATCCAGCCCTATCAGTTGATCGCCAATTTGCCGAACGGGACCTACACGCTCAAGGCCTGGGTGCAAAGCAGCGGCGGACTGAGCACCGCGAATATGTACGCCTGGCGCTACGCCGATCCAAATGGCGGCGCGGTTCTGACCGCCGGGATCCCGGCTACCGGTTCGGGCAGCGGGGACTGGGTTCAGATCAGCATCAGCGGCATTCCCGTCTCGGACGGCGAGTGCGAGATCGGTTTCCAGATTGCGGGCGCCGGTCAGTGGGTGCGCATGGACGATATCGAGCTTTACCAGTCCGGCCCGGTCAGCGCGAACATCGCAAACGGCGTCTACGCCCTGACGCCCCAGTGCGCCACGGCCTGCCGCCTGGACGACTCGGGCGGCGGAACGACCGCCGGATCCAACGTCCAGATCTGGACGAGCAACGGTCTCAATCCCCAGCGCTGGTCCTTCGCGCGTCAAAGCGACGGCTACTATAAAATCACCTGCCAGCAGGGCTCCGGCCTTTGTCTGGATGTGAATGGATCGGGAACGACCAACGGAACCAACGTCCAGATCTATACCGACAATGGCGGCAACGCGCAGCGCTGGCTGGTGACCGATACCGGAAGCGGAACCTACAAGCTTACGCCCAAATGCGCGCCCGGCATGTGCCTGGACGTCAACGCGGCCTCCAGCACGCCGGGAGCCAATGTGCAAATTTGGACCGACAACGGCAGCTCCGCGCAGCGGTGGACGATCGCCGCGAATTGA
- a CDS encoding FG-GAP repeat domain-containing protein has product MKYSRRAGISTLLLSVASALFAANPSRALTYNVTSLADDGGAGQLRTAITAANASAGSTITFQKGLSGKIILSPTLQALPTITVGATIQGPGASLIAVDGSGTYRPFHINSASSTVTISGLTIQNGMDSGGTGGAGILVESGSLVLLNSTLANNIATGNGGAILNYGTATVQNCTLSKNSAYNGGGIYNYTYSGAGGNTALTKCALTGNSATINGGGIYDYTYSGTGGRTWLTGCTLSRNVAGGNGGGVYNYTYSGSGGLAAFKNCALSNNSSVYGAGIYNYAYSGSGGVSTLNDCSLSGNAASGAGGGVYNYTYAGSGGRSTLTDCILYGDPGGEIFGSIAATYCDIQGGHVGAGNINVNPQFINPGSGNLTLKYTSPCIGAGTPVPGITNDLPGQARKTPPAIGAYEGGSGMSGHNVLALQNAYTHSVVLWTLNGAKFTNGGLVTTTPQAGWNVVGVADFNGDGMIDLLFQNSATGSLVAWYLNDLVVTETVAFPTPATGWKVVGVGDFNGDGKPDLAFQNQTTNAIMVRFMDGAQDIGGGPTSNQTTAGWKVVGIGDYNGDGASDIQFQNGPALVVWYMHGLAFAGGSRMSVDAPAKSNVVAVTSLYGQVNPDLVFQQSWGGPIEIWEMNNISVINSASNPSLNPGDGWIVSGAR; this is encoded by the coding sequence ATGAAATATTCACGTCGAGCCGGTATCTCAACGCTGCTTCTCTCAGTCGCCAGCGCCCTTTTTGCCGCGAATCCTTCGCGCGCTCTTACATATAATGTCACCAGTCTCGCGGATGACGGCGGCGCGGGACAGTTGCGAACGGCGATTACCGCCGCGAACGCCAGCGCAGGCAGCACGATCACATTCCAAAAAGGCCTCTCGGGCAAGATCATTCTCAGCCCCACACTTCAGGCTCTTCCCACGATTACGGTGGGCGCAACGATTCAGGGGCCAGGCGCATCGCTGATCGCAGTGGATGGAAGCGGGACTTACCGGCCATTCCATATCAACTCCGCCAGCTCCACGGTGACTATCTCGGGCCTTACGATCCAGAACGGAATGGATTCGGGAGGAACGGGCGGCGCCGGTATCCTCGTGGAGTCAGGCTCCCTGGTTCTCCTCAACTCCACACTGGCGAACAACATTGCAACCGGCAACGGCGGCGCAATTTTGAATTACGGGACAGCCACCGTCCAAAACTGCACCCTGTCAAAAAACAGTGCTTACAACGGCGGCGGGATCTATAACTACACCTACTCCGGCGCCGGAGGGAACACAGCGCTCACGAAATGCGCCCTGACAGGAAATAGCGCCACTATCAACGGAGGCGGTATCTATGACTATACTTACTCCGGCACGGGCGGCAGAACCTGGCTGACGGGATGCACCCTATCGCGCAATGTGGCGGGCGGCAACGGCGGCGGCGTCTACAATTACACATATTCCGGCAGCGGCGGGCTCGCCGCCTTTAAGAACTGCGCACTGTCGAATAACAGCAGCGTCTACGGCGCGGGTATTTACAACTACGCCTATTCCGGCTCTGGCGGCGTTTCCACGCTCAACGACTGCTCATTGTCGGGCAACGCGGCGAGCGGCGCCGGCGGCGGCGTTTACAACTATACCTACGCTGGCAGCGGCGGACGCTCGACATTGACGGACTGCATCCTTTACGGCGATCCCGGCGGCGAAATATTCGGTTCGATCGCCGCGACATACTGCGACATTCAAGGCGGCCACGTGGGCGCCGGAAACATCAACGTCAATCCGCAGTTCATCAACCCAGGAAGCGGCAACCTGACTCTGAAGTACACCTCTCCGTGCATTGGCGCCGGGACGCCAGTACCGGGAATTACCAATGATCTTCCAGGCCAGGCGCGAAAGACGCCACCGGCCATCGGCGCATACGAAGGCGGCAGCGGAATGAGCGGACATAACGTTCTCGCCCTGCAAAACGCCTATACGCATTCAGTTGTGTTGTGGACCTTAAACGGCGCAAAATTTACTAATGGGGGGCTGGTGACGACGACACCTCAGGCCGGCTGGAACGTCGTGGGCGTCGCCGATTTCAACGGCGACGGAATGATCGACCTTCTGTTTCAGAATTCAGCGACTGGCTCATTAGTGGCCTGGTATTTGAATGACCTTGTGGTCACCGAAACGGTCGCGTTCCCAACTCCCGCAACCGGCTGGAAAGTCGTTGGAGTTGGCGACTTCAATGGCGACGGCAAACCTGACCTGGCTTTCCAAAATCAGACGACCAATGCGATCATGGTCCGGTTTATGGATGGAGCGCAAGACATTGGCGGCGGCCCGACGTCAAATCAGACGACCGCAGGATGGAAAGTGGTAGGGATCGGAGATTATAACGGCGACGGCGCCTCGGACATTCAATTCCAAAACGGCCCTGCTCTGGTTGTCTGGTACATGCACGGACTGGCTTTTGCCGGAGGAAGTCGCATGTCCGTCGATGCGCCGGCGAAATCGAATGTGGTCGCGGTGACAAGCCTGTACGGACAGGTGAACCCGGATCTTGTCTTTCAGCAATCCTGGGGCGGTCCCATTGAGATTTGGGAGATGAATAACATCAGCGTGATTAACAGCGCCAGCAACCCTTCCTTGAATCCAGGAGATGGCTGGATCGTCTCCGGCGCGAGGTAA
- a CDS encoding nucleotidyltransferase domain-containing protein — protein MSTVQKLTERGLVKPPKFLPHNIQYETIMGSVAYGTSNDLSDSDIYGFCIPEKETLFPHLSGEIPGFGQQIERFEQWQIHHVLDKSAGAGKGRTYDLTIYNIVKYFQLCMENNPNMIDSLFTPRTCVLHSTQIGNMVRENRRLFLHKGAWHKFKGYAYSQIHKMNSKDAPVGKRKALVEEFGYDVKYAYHVVRLLDEVEQILMEGDIDLQRNREQLKSIRRGEWTQAGVLSHFERKERDLETLYTNSKLPPAPDEGKIKQLLLDCLEHHYGSLSDCVVNVDAAADALRRIRAIIAQAGY, from the coding sequence ATGAGCACGGTGCAAAAGCTGACGGAGCGGGGGCTGGTGAAGCCTCCGAAGTTTCTTCCGCACAATATTCAGTATGAGACGATTATGGGCAGCGTGGCCTACGGAACTTCCAATGATTTGTCCGATTCCGACATTTATGGATTCTGTATCCCCGAGAAGGAGACTCTCTTTCCTCATCTGAGCGGAGAGATCCCCGGGTTCGGTCAGCAAATCGAGAGGTTCGAGCAGTGGCAGATTCATCATGTGCTCGACAAGAGCGCAGGGGCAGGCAAGGGGAGGACATATGACCTGACGATTTACAACATCGTCAAATACTTCCAGCTCTGCATGGAAAACAATCCGAACATGATCGATTCGCTCTTCACGCCCCGAACCTGTGTGCTGCACAGTACGCAGATCGGAAACATGGTGCGCGAGAATCGGCGGCTGTTTCTGCACAAAGGCGCCTGGCATAAGTTCAAAGGATACGCCTACAGCCAGATCCATAAAATGAACAGCAAGGACGCGCCGGTCGGCAAGCGGAAGGCGCTGGTCGAGGAGTTTGGGTACGATGTCAAATACGCCTACCATGTCGTCCGTCTGCTCGATGAGGTGGAGCAGATTCTGATGGAAGGCGACATCGACTTGCAGCGCAACCGCGAGCAGCTCAAATCGATCCGGCGAGGCGAGTGGACTCAGGCGGGTGTCCTTTCGCACTTTGAACGCAAGGAGCGGGATCTGGAGACGCTGTACACCAACAGCAAGCTGCCTCCCGCGCCGGACGAAGGGAAGATCAAGCAGCTTCTTCTGGACTGCCTGGAGCATCACTACGGCAGCCTGAGCGACTGCGTGGTGAATGTGGACGCCGCCGCCGATGCATTACGGCGCATCCGAGCCATCATTGCGCAGGCAGGCTATTGA
- a CDS encoding phage BR0599 family protein, which translates to MRSMKRIVTSLSVLCSLCVSAIALGAPVLYPGPTIIDDTGTRRTPTSISVASVTDMDGNAIASPGAVAHFAGSNSGVVYDAAAKGEAWITLTPVLAGSTFASTPPVIFCSADPQTLVAANTTAASTNKAIVLATGVVGASPTTTVIPTNLSTTAGDIYSGDEVTWLTGPNAGKASHVLSWSATGSTLTLAAALPNAPTAGDTFSLSPYGKGLTNLVTNLGTDGKVILSSNTQPSIVASSVTTPVALAGTQSFNNTGQTLPIPANATQWAGATISTGVPLAASAYTVPLTAAQYASAPAWWLPPPTDYQQRAVPVTLPTTPPTGYGGSSADTPGTTTLLARLPVTPPTAAQIVAAIDADVLEAGGLTRKQEEALAASTDHHAYRSNKNLLTGVVTTRYYNVTTDGSIGSTLYATEVFTPQIGTTDATRVWTYTSALTTL; encoded by the coding sequence ATGCGATCCATGAAACGTATCGTCACGTCTCTGTCGGTCCTGTGCTCGCTCTGCGTGAGCGCCATCGCGCTGGGCGCGCCTGTGCTATACCCTGGCCCTACCATCATAGACGACACCGGAACCAGGCGAACCCCGACGTCGATCTCCGTGGCGTCAGTTACGGACATGGATGGAAACGCCATTGCCTCACCTGGCGCCGTCGCGCACTTTGCCGGCAGTAACAGCGGTGTGGTCTACGACGCCGCCGCGAAGGGCGAGGCGTGGATCACGCTGACGCCGGTACTCGCCGGCTCCACCTTCGCCTCTACGCCGCCCGTGATTTTCTGCTCGGCCGATCCGCAAACACTCGTGGCGGCGAACACGACGGCGGCAAGCACCAATAAGGCGATTGTCCTTGCCACTGGGGTCGTTGGCGCGTCGCCCACAACGACGGTAATCCCGACGAATCTGTCAACTACGGCTGGGGATATTTACAGCGGCGATGAAGTGACGTGGCTCACTGGACCCAACGCAGGCAAGGCGTCGCATGTTCTGTCCTGGTCGGCGACGGGCAGCACGCTGACGCTGGCGGCGGCGCTCCCGAATGCGCCGACGGCGGGCGATACATTCAGCCTGAGTCCGTACGGCAAAGGCTTGACCAACCTCGTGACCAATCTGGGCACGGACGGAAAGGTCATCCTCAGCAGCAACACGCAGCCGTCGATAGTCGCTTCAAGCGTCACAACACCGGTCGCTCTCGCCGGCACTCAGTCGTTCAACAACACAGGACAGACGTTGCCGATCCCTGCTAATGCAACCCAGTGGGCAGGCGCGACGATCTCGACCGGCGTCCCGCTTGCGGCCAGCGCCTACACGGTCCCGCTGACGGCCGCTCAGTACGCCAGCGCGCCGGCCTGGTGGCTTCCGCCACCGACCGACTACCAGCAGCGCGCGGTACCGGTAACCCTGCCGACTACGCCGCCCACGGGATACGGCGGGAGCTCAGCGGATACACCCGGCACGACAACTCTCCTCGCACGTCTTCCGGTGACGCCGCCCACGGCGGCGCAGATCGTCGCCGCAATCGACGCCGATGTACTGGAGGCGGGAGGGCTCACACGCAAGCAGGAAGAGGCGCTGGCGGCGAGCACCGATCATCACGCTTACCGGTCCAACAAAAACCTGCTCACCGGCGTTGTGACGACACGCTACTACAACGTGACGACGGACGGCTCGATCGGCTCGACGCTTTATGCGACTGAGGTATTCACGCCTCAGATCGGCACGACGGACGCGACGCGCGTCTGGACTTACACCTCGGCGCTGACGACGCTTTAG